In Pseudomonadota bacterium, one genomic interval encodes:
- a CDS encoding O-antigen ligase family protein — protein sequence MVNCYISEWIDKIIQYGILAVWVFLPLAFGSVHVWAYVSAEIAVWVLVGLSAIGSMVRAQSAGRRAQGAKSIHTQRESEYFTFHLSPFTFRNFFTCPLHIFMFIGLVLVFMQIVPLPLQKIKLLSPEAFASYKRVFDIIGGNIPEWIPLSLFPYATRVEWFKLLACVALFELVFYKVTERKDLQRLILVWVVMGIFQSFYGLLQSIDAVKGIWWWKDTFAQDQSIGTFIYRNHFGTYMAMLVPLFIGLFFSEINGASRKLRQIREDISRDQLIKTLSDILTKTILTGLVVVFVVVGFVLSGSRGGIMACASAFIITSVFLCFRKDTRRYGFALLILFGMVVAYNLYLTFDRTVERFSSSSSDVQGRIEFTKHAWEMSEKFPITGSGWGTFEELYRRYKPPTSWNKAVDHAHNDWVELLTETGWGGPAIALIAFIVFIVIVFKKWMEQANRHSRWSKWVGFGCIVGVITPLIHATGDFVLRCPAVTMTWFGLMAVTWNVVHLREAVQGSRFKVQGSKQGAEAAHGVERMAHGATTNHSVSQSLNHSSPITQLLNHSITIILLIVFVAFYAWWGWSVMKHGIAQAYVPTEINSTIKTERVMAIDKLLYALNMEPDNAELWFRLAEATSILPDKTELDMIDGWVKKKKIDIHGDRNNLALYANAFLREAITRNPTNPKPFAYFGWIYGYYGRYDFAERALSMSIYLDPYNPEWYYLTGLIEYNMGLTDIAKTFFKMATEIDPEYKRKTVIEQVSE from the coding sequence ATGGTTAATTGCTATATTTCAGAGTGGATTGATAAAATTATCCAGTACGGTATTCTGGCCGTGTGGGTTTTTCTCCCCCTTGCCTTTGGCTCTGTACATGTATGGGCCTATGTGTCGGCGGAGATTGCTGTATGGGTGCTGGTGGGATTGTCAGCTATCGGCTCAATGGTAAGAGCGCAGAGCGCAGGGCGCAGGGCGCAGGGCGCAAAAAGTATACACACGCAGCGCGAAAGTGAATATTTCACCTTTCACCTTTCACCTTTCACCTTTCGCAATTTCTTCACCTGTCCTTTGCATATCTTCATGTTCATCGGGCTTGTGCTTGTGTTTATGCAAATCGTCCCCTTACCTTTACAGAAAATAAAGTTGCTTTCCCCGGAGGCCTTTGCATCCTATAAACGGGTATTTGATATTATAGGCGGAAATATCCCTGAATGGATTCCATTGAGTCTGTTTCCCTATGCCACAAGGGTTGAGTGGTTTAAACTCCTCGCGTGTGTTGCCCTTTTTGAACTTGTCTTCTACAAGGTTACCGAAAGAAAAGATTTGCAGAGGCTCATCCTGGTCTGGGTTGTGATGGGAATATTTCAGAGTTTTTACGGCCTGCTGCAATCGATTGACGCCGTTAAGGGTATCTGGTGGTGGAAAGACACTTTTGCTCAGGATCAATCAATTGGTACGTTTATCTATCGTAACCATTTCGGGACATATATGGCGATGCTGGTCCCGCTCTTTATCGGATTATTCTTCAGTGAAATAAACGGCGCCAGTCGTAAACTACGGCAAATACGCGAGGATATATCAAGGGATCAATTAATTAAAACCTTGAGCGATATTTTGACAAAGACCATTCTTACAGGCCTTGTTGTTGTTTTTGTTGTAGTTGGTTTTGTTCTTAGCGGTTCACGCGGCGGAATCATGGCATGTGCATCTGCATTTATCATTACCTCCGTGTTTTTGTGTTTCAGAAAAGATACAAGACGGTATGGTTTTGCCCTTTTGATCCTCTTCGGAATGGTTGTTGCTTACAACCTCTATCTCACATTCGACCGAACTGTGGAGCGATTTTCATCTTCATCATCGGATGTGCAGGGCAGGATTGAATTTACAAAACATGCATGGGAGATGTCGGAGAAGTTTCCGATAACCGGCAGTGGCTGGGGTACATTTGAGGAGTTATACAGACGTTATAAGCCGCCAACATCATGGAACAAAGCAGTTGACCATGCCCATAACGACTGGGTGGAGTTGCTTACAGAGACTGGGTGGGGAGGACCGGCCATTGCGCTCATAGCGTTCATTGTGTTCATCGTCATTGTTTTTAAGAAATGGATGGAACAGGCGAACAGGCATTCACGGTGGTCAAAATGGGTAGGGTTCGGTTGTATAGTGGGTGTTATAACCCCGCTTATCCATGCAACGGGCGACTTTGTATTACGCTGCCCGGCGGTTACTATGACATGGTTCGGGTTGATGGCAGTGACGTGGAATGTCGTTCATCTGAGAGAAGCTGTTCAAGGTTCAAGGTTCAAGGTTCAAGGTTCAAAGCAGGGAGCAGAAGCAGCGCATGGCGTAGAGCGCATGGCGCATGGCGCAACCACCAATCACTCAGTTAGTCAATCACTTAATCACTCTTCACCCATCACTCAATTACTCAATCACTCGATTACCATTATCTTGCTCATCGTGTTTGTAGCGTTTTATGCCTGGTGGGGATGGTCGGTCATGAAGCATGGGATTGCACAGGCGTATGTGCCGACTGAAATAAATTCAACAATAAAAACCGAAAGGGTAATGGCAATTGACAAATTGCTGTATGCATTAAATATGGAACCGGATAATGCAGAGTTATGGTTCAGGCTTGCAGAGGCTACTTCGATATTGCCGGACAAAACAGAACTTGACATGATAGATGGATGGGTAAAAAAGAAAAAGATAGACATACATGGCGACAGGAATAACCTTGCCCTTTATGCAAATGCATTTCTCAGAGAGGCAATCACGAGGAATCCAACCAATCCGAAGCCTTTTGCCTATTTCGGTTGGATATATGGCTATTACGGAAGGTATGATTTTGCAGAAAGAGCTTTGTCCATGTCGATCTATTTAGACCCTTACAATCCGGAGTGGTATTATCTGACAGGACTAATTGAGTATAACATGGGACTTACAGACATTGCGAAAACATTCTTCAAAATGGCAACAGAGATTGATCCGGAGTATAAGCGGAAAACAGTAATTGAGCAAGTAAGTGAGTGA
- a CDS encoding DUF6155 family protein: protein MKINALKQHLKGLPEAALIEIILDLNKTFKDVQEYLQVKFTPESTLEIYEKYRKLINDEFFPTRGFGKCRLSKAEKAISDFRKLKVPYEQVLDLMIFYVEIGVAFTNSYGDIDAEFYEKMENMFDDALMDIIELGLQERFMTRCEKIVEETDGIGWGFHDTLGEIYYEYFKNDGEN from the coding sequence ATGAAAATCAACGCATTGAAGCAACATTTGAAAGGTTTACCGGAAGCTGCACTCATTGAAATAATCCTCGATCTGAACAAAACCTTCAAAGATGTCCAGGAATATCTACAGGTGAAATTCACCCCTGAGAGCACTTTAGAGATATATGAAAAATACCGGAAGCTGATAAATGATGAATTCTTTCCGACCAGAGGGTTTGGAAAGTGCCGGTTATCGAAAGCAGAAAAGGCCATATCTGATTTCAGGAAACTGAAAGTGCCCTATGAACAGGTCCTCGATCTGATGATTTTCTATGTCGAGATTGGGGTTGCCTTCACTAACAGTTATGGCGATATTGATGCTGAATTTTACGAGAAAATGGAAAACATGTTTGATGATGCATTGATGGATATTATTGAACTCGGCCTTCAGGAACGATTTATGACACGCTGTGAGAAGATTGTAGAAGAAACTGACGGTATAGGTTGGGGGTTCCACGATACCCTTGGTGAGATTTATTATGAATATTTCAAGAACGATGGTGAAAATTAA